A DNA window from bacterium contains the following coding sequences:
- a CDS encoding class I SAM-dependent methyltransferase: MSHVDYTEWAEYIDNIFKKYGERKISSVVDCACGTGSLAGTLSAMFYKTAGFDISMNMIKQANAKHFPSLCLWQGDLTSIALKQEWDAALCLYDSLQYLPKISVEKFFKEASKIIVPGGLLLFDLVSELHLITYWANTVEHDIVGEWEITRHSKLNRRLREQHTYFTFKNIETGKTISEHHIQYVYSIDEIVSILTNNGFKQVGIFDDFSNNRGTEKSDRVHILCRTEAKI; the protein is encoded by the coding sequence ATGAGTCATGTTGACTATACGGAATGGGCTGAGTATATTGATAATATCTTTAAAAAATATGGAGAAAGAAAAATTTCTTCTGTTGTTGATTGTGCATGCGGTACAGGAAGCCTCGCAGGTACATTATCAGCAATGTTTTATAAAACCGCAGGATTTGATATATCAATGAATATGATTAAACAGGCCAATGCAAAACATTTTCCTTCCCTCTGTTTATGGCAGGGCGATTTAACATCTATTGCATTAAAACAAGAGTGGGATGCTGCACTCTGTTTGTATGATTCTCTGCAGTACCTTCCCAAAATTTCAGTCGAAAAATTTTTTAAAGAAGCATCAAAAATAATTGTTCCGGGCGGGCTGCTTCTTTTTGACCTTGTTTCCGAATTACATCTTATAACATACTGGGCTAATACTGTGGAACATGATATTGTGGGAGAATGGGAGATTACAAGGCACAGCAAACTTAACAGAAGGCTGCGTGAACAACATACATATTTTACTTTTAAAAATATTGAAACCGGCAAAACAATCTCTGAGCATCATATTCAATATGTATATTCTATTGATGAAATAGTTTCAATCCTGACCAACAACGGGTTTAAACAGGTTGGTATTTTTGATGATTTTTCAAATAACAGGGGGACCGAAAAATCTGACAGAGTACACATTTTGTGCAGAACGGAGGCAAAAATTTGA
- a CDS encoding ATP-binding cassette domain-containing protein gives MIRLHDVWYRIDGNTILESIELSLKPGDFVAVLGPSGAGKSTLLRLINMEIFPTRGIAEVAQYKSNTIYDREIPLLRRKVGVIFQDFKLLEDRDVYENVAFALWATGTRRGQIKRRVFKVLAEVGLSHRRYSLIQQLSGGEKQRVAVARAIANEPFVLLADEPTGNLDPESTKDIMELIKKINARGVAVVMATHKTELVKTLPVRIVQIENGRTKS, from the coding sequence TTGATTCGATTACACGACGTATGGTACAGAATTGACGGGAACACCATTCTTGAAAGCATTGAGCTTTCTTTAAAACCCGGAGATTTCGTTGCTGTTTTAGGGCCCAGCGGAGCAGGAAAAAGCACTCTTCTGCGGCTTATCAATATGGAAATTTTTCCCACAAGAGGTATTGCAGAAGTAGCACAGTATAAGAGCAACACAATTTATGACAGAGAAATTCCTCTGCTGCGCAGAAAAGTCGGTGTAATTTTTCAGGATTTCAAACTGTTGGAAGACAGAGACGTTTATGAAAATGTTGCTTTTGCTCTTTGGGCAACCGGAACGCGCAGGGGGCAAATAAAAAGAAGAGTCTTTAAAGTTCTTGCGGAAGTCGGATTAAGCCACAGAAGATATTCTCTTATCCAGCAACTTTCAGGCGGAGAAAAACAGAGAGTAGCAGTTGCAAGGGCAATTGCAAATGAGCCCTTTGTTTTACTTGCCGATGAACCTACCGGCAACCTTGACCCTGAATCCACAAAAGATATTATGGAGCTCATCAAAAAGATCAATGCCAGAGGTGTTGCAGTTGTTATGGCAACACATAAAACGGAACTTGTTAAAACTCTTCCTGTCAGAATTGTTCAAATAGAAAACGGGAGGACAAAATCATGA
- a CDS encoding ABC transporter permease encodes MSLNIIYSFREGLKGLKRVRMATFLTISTIAVTHILLGIFLLFTVNVHRLVDVFKNRVTMEVFIDNSLSDAEQKSLGDKISAIPGIESVIYVSKEEALKTFAKETGIDPVSILGSNPLPSSFRIKITNSNLTPDKIEALKQSVAALDGVDDVVYNSTLFKAVIKNSRRVLIVDGFLFGLVMLSSVLLVANTLRLSIFSQRKSIQIMELVGATRGFIRRPYLIQGVIQGLSGGLFGSGAILLCIGLINSHFMHLLSASAFVVIFPALLGMILGYAGSSIAMKKFLL; translated from the coding sequence ATGAGTTTAAATATCATATACTCCTTCCGTGAAGGGTTAAAAGGGCTCAAGCGAGTACGTATGGCTACTTTTCTTACTATTTCAACAATTGCAGTTACACACATACTACTTGGAATTTTTCTCCTTTTTACAGTCAATGTGCACAGGCTTGTAGACGTTTTCAAAAACAGAGTAACAATGGAAGTATTTATTGATAACAGCCTTTCCGATGCTGAACAAAAATCTCTCGGGGATAAAATATCAGCTATTCCCGGAATAGAATCCGTTATTTATGTCTCAAAAGAAGAGGCTCTTAAAACTTTTGCCAAAGAGACTGGAATTGACCCTGTATCAATCCTCGGGAGTAACCCTCTGCCGTCATCTTTCCGAATAAAAATAACAAACAGCAACCTTACTCCGGATAAAATTGAAGCACTAAAACAATCTGTAGCAGCCCTTGACGGGGTTGATGATGTTGTTTACAACAGTACTCTCTTTAAAGCTGTTATAAAAAACAGCAGAAGGGTTTTGATTGTAGACGGATTTTTATTCGGGCTTGTAATGCTGTCATCTGTGCTTCTTGTTGCAAATACATTAAGGCTGTCCATTTTCTCTCAGAGAAAATCAATACAAATTATGGAACTCGTAGGAGCAACAAGAGGGTTTATCAGAAGGCCGTATTTAATTCAGGGTGTTATTCAGGGGCTATCCGGCGGATTGTTCGGCTCAGGAGCAATTCTGCTATGCATTGGATTAATTAATTCACACTTTATGCATCTTCTTTCTGCTTCTGCATTTGTAGTAATTTTCCCTGCTTTGCTCGGCATGATTTTAGGATATGCAGGCAGCAGCATTGCAATGAAAAAATTTCTGCTTTGA